The genomic DNA GCATCTGCGCACGCCAGCCGGTCAACTGCGCGTCGGCCTGGCGGGGGCCGGGCTACGACTACTGGAACGTCGTGCCCGACAGCGTGCGCATCAAGGGCCACGGCATGCTGACCAGCAACCAGAACCGCTACGACCCCGGCCGCTACTTCCCGTGGGCGAGCTTCTACACCCTGATCAACAACGGCGCGCCGCCACCGCCGGCCGCCACGCCCACCTACTGGGTGGACACGTTCGCCAACGCACCCGGCTTCCCCTCGTCCACCAGCACCACGCAGAGCGGCACGCTCAACACCGGCCGGCACTACGTGTACTGCAAGACCTGGGGCCGCGAGATCCGCAGCGGCGCAAGCTTCAATCGCTGGTGGCTGAAGACCGACCTCGACGTGGGCCCCGCCAACCAGTTCGTGTCCGCCTACTACCTGTCGCGCTGGGGCAACGACGAGGCGCGCGACAACGACGGCTACGACCTGCCGCGCTGCGAGGTGCTCCCGCATGGCGAGATCGGCCGCAAGTACTACGCGATGGGCGGCGTGCGCAGCCACCTGGGCGTGCCCGAGTTCGCCGAGGCCGCCGCGCAGCTGGGCGGGCGCTACCAGCAGTTCAGGAACGGCATGATCCTGTGGCATTCGCGCACCGGCGCGTATGCCGTCAACGGGAAGATCCTCGAGCACTACCGCGCCACCAACTCCGAGACGCGCTGGGGCTTCGCGTTGATGGACGAGCTCGATGCCGCACCGTCACCGGTCTCCGGCCAGCGCGGCAAGTACCAGTACTTCGAGAACGGCCTGTTCCTGTGGACCCCGGCCACCGGTGCGCACGCCGTGCATGGCGCGATCCTCGCCCACTTCGAGACCAACGGCCGCGAGGCGGCGCTGGGCTACCCCAAGACCGACGAACAGGCCCACGGCAGCACCGGCCGCAAGCAGCAGTTCGAACGCCGCACGCTGTACTGGACGCCCGAACGCGGCGTGTGGGCGGAGTGATGCGTCGCCCGTGACCTGTGAGCGGACGGCAGCCGGCGCGTGCCGGCTGCCGTCTCGCGCCGCATCCAACGCCTGCAACGATGCAGGGGACGCTACAGGCGTACAGGCCCCCCCGGCGCTGCTCGCCGTACGGCAGGAAAGACCGCGCCGGGTCCCGCGGAAGCCACCGGCCTGCCGCCGCTCTCAGGGCCGGTCCTGGCCACTGGGCCGGCTCTAGGGTCCGCCCCAACTGGGCAGCTGCGTACGACTGCGGACAATCGGGATCAATTCCCGAACACCGTGAAGACCATGACCGAAATCCAGCAGAAGGCCGCCGAGATCCTCGATGTCGGTGTGCGTTGGGGGCCGATCACCGACAACTATGAGCAGCGCATGGATGTTTTCGCGCAGGAACTCGAAAAGCTGTCCCCGCAACAGCGCGACGACCTGTTCGCCGAAATCCTGTCGCAGGATCGCGGCGCGCTGAATTCATGGCTCACCGTGGATCGCCTGAACACGCTTGTTTCCGAAGGCACGATCACCCCGCGCGAGCGCGACGCGATCTTCGACGCCTTCGGCGAGGCGTACGTCAACGGATCCATCAGCTACGAGCAGGCATTCGTCTTCGTCAACGTGTTGGGCGATGCCACCGGGCCTCTTGCCAACGAGGACAACATCAACGCACTGCTCGATACCCTGACCGGTGCCAACGGCCCCAATTCCAGCGCCTTCATCGAGAAGTTCGCCGGGGAATTCCTGGCCAACCATGTGCTCCTGGACAACATGCCGGAACCCTGGGCGCGCGCTGGCTGGGGCGCGATGGTCCTCAATGCGCTGGAGCAGTCAGGCGGCACGCAGTCGGTGCAGAACGTGCTCTCGGGCCTGACCGCCGAACAGCGCGCCGACCTGCGTAACGCCATGTCGGAGTACGGCGCCAAATACGACGCGGCGAATGGCGGCCCCGGCGACGTGCGCGATCCGATGGCGATCCTGATCGACACCACCTCGGCCCACGGCAGCACCGACGAGGTCATCGACCTCATCCACTACATCAATGACCACGCCACCGGCAATGGGCCAGGTAACCACTACTACACCCATGACAACCGCCCACTGGGCGAACGCGCCGAGGCGCTTGCGGGCCTGTTCCTCAACCACTCCGATGCCGTCCTCGACCGCCTGACGTTGCCGAGCCCGACCCAGACACCCGGCGCCACCAACGAGGGCAGCACACTGGTCGGCGAGAACCTCGCCGCGCTGTCCAACCTGGTGCGCATGACCGCCCTCAATCCTGACAACCCGCGCGGCGGCGAGGTGATGGACCGCATCAGCGCATTCACCAGCGAGAACATCCGTGTCGGCAGCATGTCCGACGCGACCGACGTGAACGGCGATGGCGTGGTCGACGGCGACGACAAGCGCGCGGTGGATGCCGGCGAAGGACGCACCGCGATGATCGGCGCGGTCATGCAGGACGCCGTCTCTTCCGGCTATGTGGACCTGCGCACCGACATCGCCGCACGCGATGCGTTCGTGGGCTTCCTGCTCGACACCGCCATTTCAGCCATCCCGGTGGGTGGCAAGCTCGCATCCGGTGCAATCTCCGAAGCAGTCTCCGATGCCCTGGGCGGCCTGTCCGAGGAAGTGCAGGAGGCCATCACGAAGAAGCTGACCGAACTCGGCACCAAGGCCCTGACCGATGCGCAGGGTCGCCTGACCGCCGAGGCGAAGTCGGCCATCATCGAGGCACTGCCGGAGGACTACGCGTATCTCGAAGGGATCAAGAGCGAATCCAACAGCTTCATCCAGACCGTGATCCTGAACTCCAGCAGCTTCCCCTACGAGTTCACCGAAGCGATGTCGGACTACGGCAGCTATATCGACGCTGCGAAGAACGCGCCGTAGCAGGCCCGGACGTTTCCGGATTCATCACAGAAAAAGGCGGCCCATGGCCGCCTTCTTCTTGCGCAACAACTTCGGTCAGACCGAGATCGGATTCGGCTTGTCGCTGTCGATCCGGTACAGCTTGATCGCCCGCGCCACGTCCTTCGCCGTCATCTTGCCGTCCTTGGCCAGCGCGTCGATCGCCGCGCGGGCGATGTGGAAGCGGTCCACCTCGAAGTGGCGGCGCAGATTGGCGCGGGTGTCGGAGCGGCAGAAGCCGTCAGTGCCCAGCACGGTGTAGGTCATCGGCACGATGGCGCGGATCTGGTCGCCCACGGCGCGCACGTAGTCCGTCGTGGCGATGGCCGGCCTTGGCGGCCTTCAAGCAACTGCGTCACGCACGGCGTGCGCTGTTCGCCTTCCGGGTGAAACAGCTGCCTCTCTGCATCAAAGCGATCCCGTCTGGAATTGGTGAAGCTCGGCAGAACCAGATTCAGTACACCGATCTAATCAGACTGAGTGCAGCGGAGGCTATGGAACCCGCCTACTGCTTTCGCCTGAACAGACGATCTCTCAAAGAAAACACCAGAAAGGGCTGCGGAACCAACACGAAGCCCAAAAATATAATGAGAGCAGCCTCCCAGCCTTTGGTCATTAAGTATGACATGGCAGCGATGCTTGCAAATATCAGTATCACAAGCTCCGCTTTAATCAGCATTCTTACACCCAATGAAATCATTCTTCTATTCTCCGCTGTACCGCCTTATCTACCGCACCCGCAGTTGCATCTACGACTACCTGCGCTGCGCTTTGGCCAGTCGTCGTCATTACCTCCCCTGCTCGGTTCGCAGACAAGGTCGTAGACGCAATATTCGGTGCTCCTGGCGCAGATGACGCTGCTGCTCGCTCTAGTTCTGCTAGTTTAGTGAGACCCACTCTGGCACCAACACCTCCCGCAACCCCGCCAATAATCGCGGATGCACCCATCTTAAGACCGTTTGGACTTTCACCGTTCGCCACATCTTGTGCACCGCTGCCGAGAGCAGCTGCCGACCCCGCAGCTTTCCCAGTATCTGCCGCTGCACGAGCAACAGCAATGGTCCCCGCGGAGGCTTTGGTAGCGAGCCCTCCTGCTATACCGCCAGTTACAGCACCGACTACGCCAGCGATAGCCACGTCGCTTTTATCAATATTGCGAATGCGATTTGCGAAGGATCCCTCGCCGTTTGCGATCTGCTGGACAGTCTCGAGACCTGCCCCTATGAAAAAACCGGCAATGCCGAACTCTCCATCGGGATCGATGTACTTGTAGGGATTTCCGTTAGCGTATCGGTACCGATTAAACAGAACGACTGGCTGCCCGATGGTCTCCACCGGATCGGTACTGAGAAAGACGCCGAGTTGCGGATGGTAATAACGCTGCTGCATGTAGACGAGGTTCGTCGCGGCATCCTGCACATGTCCCGTGTACCCGGGGCCATCCTGAACGGCTGGAGTCAGCTGCGAACCATATGGCTCGTATTCCCGCCGCTCGATGACGTTGGCGCTTGCATCAGTTACAGCCACGACGCTCCTGAGGGCGTCGGTGTGTATGTACTTGACGACCGTCTGGCCAGCTGCGGGCAAGGAGACGATCAGTAGCAATGCGCTGAAGAAGTAGATCCAGTAGGCGCGCATCACAGGCCCTCCCCCTGCGTGTCACGGATGGAACGCGGTACACCTGGGTCGCCGGGACTTCCGAACTCCATGAGTTGCTGGGGCTTCGGGGGAGATGACCACGCTGAGCAGCCAGCGGAGTTGCAGGCTCGAACCTCATGGGATGGCGCGCAATACGCCGCGCTGCTCCGCACACCGTCCACCTGCGTGGCTGGACCGGAGTACATCATCAGCCCGTTACCCGCGACCCGCAGCTCATACGTTTGGGCGGAGACCGAAGCGGTCCACTTCAGGTTGCAAGCGATCTCCGTGCGTCCTTGCACGTACCACTGCCTTTTAAGGTTTTCCGTAATCGTGGGCACCGGGGGTGGGAGCGTGACCACCACACTTTTCGCCGACGACCAGCCACCACAACCAGCTGCGTTACAGGCACGCACCTGATAGGACCAGGTTCCAGCCCCACGCCCCGCGACCGATGCGGTTGCAGCCGCGCCGTCGTGGATCGTGGACCAGCCGCCAGCGCCGAGACGCTCCTGCAACTGGTACTTCGTGGCATGCGATACGGCTGTCCAGCTGAGGGCATACGCGCCCGAGGTGCTACTGGAAGGCGCCGTCAACGCAGGTGCCGCGGTAGGCGGACGGGTCACTACGGTCGACTGGACAGCCGACCACGCCCCACAGCCCGCGTCGTTGCAGGCCCGCACCCGGTAGCCCCAGGTGCCGGTGGTCTTGCCGGTAACGGAGCGCGCAGTGCCCGCCGTGTTATGGATTGTCGTCCAGGCGCCGGTTCCCAAGCGTTCCTGCAGTTCGTATCGGCCGGCCCCCGCCATGGTTGACCACGTCACGTCGTAGGCGCTTGCGTGGATGGCTGCCGGCACGGTGAGCAGCGGCACACCAGCGGGCGGATGCACGGATGTCACGGTGCCCGTAGTTGACCATGGACCGCAGCCAGCCGCGTTGCAACCACGCACCTGATAGCCCCAGGCGCCGGCCGCTTTGCCAGTGAAGGCTTTGCTCGATCCGGCTGCATCATGCACCGTCCAGCTGCCGCTACCGAGGCGCTCCCGCAGCTGGTACGTCGCGGCTGCGCCTACCGAGCCCCAGCTGACCGTGTAGCTTCCATTGAGGCCAGTCGCCGGCACGGACAGGGATGGTGCCCCGGATGGAGGCAACTGGACCGTGGCCTCCCGGACGGCACTCCAAGTGCCGCAGCTGGCTGCGCTGCACGCCCTCACCCGGTATCCCCAGGTGCCAGCCGACTTGCCGCTCACCGCCTTCGTGGTGCCCGCAGCGTCATGGATGGTCGCCCAGGCGCCTGCGTTCAATCGTTCCTGGAGCTGGTACTTGCTCGCGAGCGGCGCGGGAGTCCAGCTGACCCCGAAGCTCCCGGTGGCGCTGTATGTGGGCACCGTCAGGGTCGGCGTGGAGAGCGGTATCGGATCCTCGAGCTGCGCGATCAGGGTGCTGCCCAGATGGACGTATTCGATGGTCTTTCCGGCGCGTTCGTCGCGCTGGAACCGCAGCGTGCCGTCCTTGCCGTATACCGAGTAGATCGCCGCGCCACCCTGCCGGGTCGCCTTCACGCGACGCCCGTGCCCGTCATAAAGGTAGGTTTCCAGGGCACCCGCGGTGCGCAACCTGTTCCCGTAGTCGAACACGTAAGGGTTGCCACTCCGGCTGCTCAGGTTGCCCTGGGGGTCATACGCGAAGGAGGAAACGGTCGCGCCGGTCGTGGTGTTGGTGACGAGGCTCAGCTGATTCGCTGCGTTGTACGTATAGCTATTGTCCCTCGCCCTTGGGCCTGCTCCGACGCGTACCCGCGTGAGGTTGTCCAGAGGGTCATAGGTGTACGCCGCAGTACCGAACACGGGCGACACGGTCTGCGTGAGGCGATCGAGACCGTCGTAGGCCATGGTCCTGTTGCCTCGCCCGCCTGCCAGGCCATCGCTGATGGCAGCCACATTGCCGTGGCCGTCATAGTCAATGCTTTCGTCATGGACGGCGTTCGCACCGATGGCATCGCGTCGACGATCAGGTAACCCTCGAGCGTTCTGCGCCAGCGTGTGCACCACCCCGTTGCCGTAGGTGAACTGCTTGACCGCGCCATTCGGGAAATAGCTCACGCCCGTGGCATGTGCGCCCGCCCGGGTCGGCTGGCCCAGCGCATTGGGTGCCTGCGCCAGCGTTTCGCCGCCGGGCAGGGTCAGCGTGGCCAGGTGGCCGTTTGCGTTGTAGCCATAGCCGATGCCCCACTGATGGGCGCCCACTCCAATGGCCTCACCCGTCAGCAGGCGTCGCCTGTTGTAGGTATAGGCAGCGGAGACGATATCGGCCCCGCCGTTGTCGACGGCGATCGTCGCCAGCAATCCATCGGCCGTGTAGCTGTAGCCCGTACTGCCAAGATTGTCCGGAAACGCGAGGGACTGCACACGGTTGCGCGCGTCGTATCCCCGTACGGTGCGCTGAACCACCGGTATATCCGCCGTATTGCAAACGGAGGTGGACGTCAACGTCGCACCGGCCCTGCTCCAGGCCAGGTTGCCGGCACCGTCGTAGGCCATGATCGTTGCGCCGGTCTCCGGTTCCACGGTCTTGCACAGCTGCTGGTGCGCGTCGTACACGTAGCTACGGGTGAGGCTGGTGCTTCCGCTGCTGTTCTGCCGCACGATCGAGGTCGGCTTACCAAAGACATTGCGTGCGATGTATGTGCGTGTGTCTTCCGGGTGCCAGATGGCGATCGGCAGTGCAGTCGATGGCTCATCGAATGCCTGGAACCACGTCCGCGTCTGCTGCCCCTTGGGGCTGGTGACAAGCGTGTATGGGCCATCCGCGTTACCGAGATAGGTGGTGGTCGTGGTCAGCGGGCCGAGTTCGCTGTCCTGCACCACCGAGCGCACGCGGCCGAGCGCGTCGTACTGCGTGCGCGTACCCGTTGATTCGCTGTGATCCGCGCTCGCGTAAGAAACGAACGTCGGCCTTCCCGCATGGTCAAACGTCTGTCGGGTGAAACGCTGCGTCTGCGACGCGTTGGCGTTGTCGTATTCGCGCACCAGCACTGGCCGCCAGAGTGCATCGAGGTAGGTCACCTTTCGGCCGTTACCAGTGGCGACCGTATGCTGCCAATGGCCAGCCGGAACGCCATGAGCCGCACTCGATGCCTTGGCCAGGGTGAAAGTAGTGGCATTCCACGCCACGGCATCGCCGGCGGGATAGGTGATCCGACTAAGCCGTCCCATGGCGTCATGGGCGTACTGGGTGGCGAATCCGTTCTCATCGGTAACAGCGGTGATCCATCCGTTATCGTCCACTGCCGCACTCTGGGTCGCACCGGAAGGGGCTTCCGGGGTAGCGGGATACCGGATGGTCTGCGGAATTCCTCGCTTCCAGCTCGATAATGTCGTGACGTTGCCCTTGCCATCCGCGACGGTCCGGATCGTCCCATCACTGTTGTAGGTCAGCGTCTGCACCACCCGGCCGAATTCCCTCGAAACCGTCGGCATCGCCTTGGCGTCGTAGTCGGTCTGCGACGCCACGACCCCGTTTACGGTAAGCCGGGCCGGCTGTCCGAGGATCCAGGTGGCAAGATTGTCGTGATACGCCGTCACCTCGTTGCGTGCAACCGAGCCCGCCGCGTCGTTGGACTTCGTAACCGACAATGCCCGCGCGAAGCTATCGAAGCTGTTCGCCTGCCAGACGAAGGCTCGGCCCTGTTGCACAACGGTGCGGCGAACCTCTGGGCGAACGGCGGCTGTGGAGGGATCGTCGCCGTTGAAGATCGTGCCGTAACGCGGGAAGAACGGCTGCTGCGCCACGTTGGCCTCCGCCAGGTAATCCACCGTTTCCGAGCGCAGCACGGAACCCGAAGAAGACACCACCTCCCGGCCCAGCAGACGCCCTTCGTTCAAGGCATACATGAAGCCATAGCGGTGACGAACGGAACTCCCGTCAGGCTGATGCACGGTGACCGTCTTATCAGCAGGACAAGTAGTGCACGGATAGGCCGCCGGAGATCCACGGCTTCCCCATAGCGGCTGATACGACCCGCCGTAGTTGTAGGTCCAGACCAGTGGGGCGACTCCCGGTCCCGCGATTTCCTTCGTACCAAGCGACATGACGTCGAAGAAATTCGGGGTATTGAGGACGTAGTACAGATAACCGCCGTCACCGCCGCCCGAACTGTGCTGCACGCGCTGCAGGCATGCGCTCGCATGAACACCGGATCGGTAGTGTCTCGTGTTGGAAAAACTGAACACCCCTACTGCACCGCTCGGGTGCGTCACCGAGAGCGCATACCCAGCCGGAATTTCCGGCGGCTGTTCGCTACATGATGCGTTGGAATTGCCGTCCCAACTCGGGATATCTGGCGTGAGAGTGCCCGAGCGTGCGTATTGCCATGAAGTCCCGTCTGGCAACGTCACGCTCGAGAGCCAACTTCCAGAATACCCGTACGTCCAGGTGCGCCCATGCGCACTGGCCGAAGTCAGAAGTCCCCCCGCATACGTCAGGGTGATAACCCGCCCGTCATTAGCAGATATCCGCGTGGGTCGGCCGTCCGCGTTGTACTCGAATGACACGGAATTGCCGAAACGGTCAATGATCCGGCTTGCCAGCAGGTAATTCCGGGTGCGAACGACACGGGCCTGCAGCGACGTAAAGATGCCAATGGTCCTGGTCATCTCGCCCTGATGGCGCGTCACCCCCACGTCGAACTCGTATCGCAGGCCCGATGACGTGCGCATGGCGAAGCCTTCGCCCGCCAGACCTCCCTTCATTGGGATGCACTCGAACATGTCCCGTTCGCGCGTAGTCCAGTTGGCGGCGGCAGCGCCTGTAGGGACCGGTACGCCCTGAGGACGGAGCAGCATCGTGCGGTCCGCCCCTCCGGGAACGTGCACACTGGTGCCCTGCCAGAACTCGGTCGGCTCGAAGCCGGGCGCGTGCGGAGTCTGCGGGTTGGAGCACCGATCGGCAGCCCACGTTCCATTGAACGTCCCGGCGATGTACGGCACATCGATGTCCCAATCGCCCGCGCCCCGCAGGTTCGCATTCCACGATCCGCCTTGGCCGACGGGATGAAGCTCGATTCTGAAGCGCCGGGTAAGGCGCACCGGCAAGCTGTTGTTCCCGGCCAGGTCGATGTCATCGACGGTGAACTCGGTCGCGCCGTTGTACAGACTGACCTGATCACCCATCAGCTGGTCGGTCAGCGCGGTGATGCTCTGCGACGATTCAACGCGCTTCCGATACTCGTGTTGCGGCTCGATCGCAACCGCTGTTGCTGCGCCACCCAGCAGTGCAAAACACGCAACTGTTTGCGCAAGGCGCACGAACCCGGGCCGCGCGGCGCGCAGCGTGACATTAAGACCCATTGCCCCTTCCCCCAAGGCGCACACATGCCGCCCGTATGCCCGGGAGCATAGTGAGGGGCATCCCGGTCTGGCTTGTCAGAAAAATCTGATTCTTTGGATGTTGTGATGGTCGTCACCCAACCGCGCGATGCCACTTGACGTCGCCAGTTGGACTTGTCCCGCCCCTGCCACGCTCGAAGTAAGATCGGCCCAGGAGCAGCTGCGCAGACAGGGAGTCACGCGATGAGTGAGATGCACTCGAAGAGCGCGTTCCTCTACGGCCAGGTCCGGCGAGCGCTGCAGTCCGGGCACTATTTGCCGGGCCAACGGATCGATCCCGCCGCGCTTGCCGCCGAATTCAATACCAGCCCCACGCCTGTCCGCTTCGCGTTGTATCGCCTCGTGGGCGAGGGCCTGCTTTCCGACCATGCGCGGAGTGGCCTGTACGTGCCGCTGCTCACCGAAGTCGCGCTGCGCGATCTCTACGACTGGATGGAGCGCCTGCTGCTGATCGCCTGCGAGGTGGGGCCGGCGCCGATCGCGTCCGCACGAATCGGGGCGCCCGATTCCGGCGCGGTCGAGGAAGACGTGGTCAAGGCCACCTGGAAGCTCTTCGATGCGATTGCCCGCTCGACCGGCCATCGGTATCTGCACGATGCAGTGAAACGCACCAACGACCGGCTGGCACCGGTACGGAGGGCCAAGCGCCACCTGCTGGACGACCTCGCCGCGGAACTCGGCGTGCTTACCCGCCTCTGGGACGAAGGCGACATCGACGGGCTGCGCGCTGCACTGCAGCGCTACTACGCACGGCGCAAGCGGCTGGTGCCGTGCATCGTTGCCACGATGAATGAAGGCCGCGAGCGCCTGCACTGAGCGGACTGTCACAGTCCGCCGGAATCATCGGGTTACAGCGCAATAATCATTTGAGAATTGCGTTTTCCGCCTCCTAGGCTGGCTTTGTCATGGGACGTCCATGACGCATCCGTTAGGAGACTGCAAATGAAGACCAACGACAGCATCCCCGCTGACGTGCGGGACGAGGTGATCGAGCTCGGCGTCGCCAGCATCGAGACCAAGGGAGCAGTGATCAATACCGAAGGTTTCGGCGGCTTGCCCATGCCGGGCATCTCCGAAGAGTGAGCCAACAGGGGCGCGCTGAAAGGCGCGCCCCTTTTTTGTTCGGGCGCCCGGATGGCCTACAGACTCCACCAGGACCTCTGGTTTTGCAGGATCGGCCAACAACTGATCTTCCTGGACGTGCACGCAGACCGGTACTTTCGGCTGCCTACCAGGGAGGAGTCGCTGCTCGTCCAACGACTGCGAGGCAACACCGGTGTCGCACCGTTGGCAATCGCCGATGGAAATCAGGTCGACCGCCTGCTTTCACTAGGATTCCCTGGTGAAAAGTTCACCAGCACACCCCCCACACGCAGCACAATGGAAGAACGCCACCAGGACGCGCCGATATCGCTCCATGCGTTGCCGGCGGTCGCCTATGCGATCGCGTCGACGCAAGCCCGCCTGAGACTCCAACCTCTCAAGAACGTTGTCAGCCACATGCAGCGATACAGGTCGAGGCGGGCTGCAAAGCCTCAGAGAGCGGAAACCACACCGCCACCCAGCGCGTTGGAAGCAGTGGACGTGTTCAATGGATTGCGCCTGTATGTCCCGATCGCACCCTGCTGTCTGCTCGACTCGATTGCCATGTCGATGTTTCTCGCCCGACACGGCATTCATTGCCAGGTCGTCTTCGGTGTGACGTCCAATCCATTTGGCGCCCATAGCTGGGTGCAAGCGGGCCATGTAGTTCTCAACGACTCGGTCGGGAGCGTCAGTGCCTACACACCTATTGGGGTGTTCTAGTGACCTATCGCTACATCGTCGTATTGGGTGATTCAGCCGAGCAACACCGGCCAGCTCCGGCTGGCCTCAGGTTGCACATGGTGGGCGGCGGCCCGGGGTCTATCGGTTCGCACCTCTGCGTCTACACATCCAGCGCAACTCCCGTCATGCCGCTTCCGGGGGGCGGCGTCATCATCGGCCACATCTTCGATGGTGCCGGCGCCCTCATCAAAGACGCCCGAGGATTCCAGTCCGCACGAGCAACGGACCACACATTCTTCCGGGACTTCTGGGGCGAGTACGTCGCGATACGACCGCTATCGGAGGCAGGTGCCTTCGACGTTACGCATTCCCCGTCCGTATCGGCCGGCCTGCCCTGCGTGTACTCGTGCGACATGGACTCGGGCTTCGTTGCCTCCCACGTGTCTCTGGCCGAGGAACTCGGGCTGTATCGTCGACGCGTGGATTGGGACTACCTAGTCCGATTCCTGGCACACCCATTCCTTCGCACAGAGCACACCGCACTGATGGGAATCCGGGAGCTGCTCCCGGGACAGCGCGTAAGGATGCCAGCCAACCGACCGGAAACCAAAGCGCTCTGGTTGCCATGGGACTTCACTTCGCGGGAAGCACGGTACGGCAACCTCGAAGAGGCGGCAGAGGCAGTGCGATCGGCAGTGATGAAGTCCGTCCGCAGCCTGGCTGCGCTGGATCAGACCATCCACATGGAGCTGTCCGGCGGCTTGGACTCATCGATCGTTGCGTGCTGTCTTCGTGGCACGGCTGCCGACGTGACCTGTTCGACCCTTATCACCTCCGACCCGGGTTCCGATGAGCGGCTTTACGCGAGCGCTGTTGCCACCACACTGGGGGCGGAGTTGCGCACGGAGGAAGTTTCCATCGAGGGTCTGCAATTCTCTTTCATCGATCCTTCGGGCCCGGTCCGTCCCAGCGTCGGCCCACTCCAGTACGCCATCGACAAGGTCATGGGCGCTGCAGGCGACCAGCTGCTGGCGACAGGTACATTCACCGGTGCCGGAGGCGATTCGGTCTTTGGATACCTGAGAACCGCCGCGCCGGCGGTCGACGCGTGGAGGGCGCATGGGCTTCGCGCCGCCCTTCCAACCGTCCACGACCTTGCGGCTCTGCATCAGTGCACGGTGTGGCGAGCCGCGGGCCTCACCGTGCGCAAGCGCCTTCGGAGGCCGTCTGCACTACCTTACCGGCCCGACACTTCCTTTCTGCAGCCCGGGTCGGCCTCTCTGGAACCACTGGATCACCCATGGTTCCAC from Luteimonas sp. YGD11-2 includes the following:
- a CDS encoding asparagine synthase C-terminal domain-containing protein: MTYRYIVVLGDSAEQHRPAPAGLRLHMVGGGPGSIGSHLCVYTSSATPVMPLPGGGVIIGHIFDGAGALIKDARGFQSARATDHTFFRDFWGEYVAIRPLSEAGAFDVTHSPSVSAGLPCVYSCDMDSGFVASHVSLAEELGLYRRRVDWDYLVRFLAHPFLRTEHTALMGIRELLPGQRVRMPANRPETKALWLPWDFTSREARYGNLEEAAEAVRSAVMKSVRSLAALDQTIHMELSGGLDSSIVACCLRGTAADVTCSTLITSDPGSDERLYASAVATTLGAELRTEEVSIEGLQFSFIDPSGPVRPSVGPLQYAIDKVMGAAGDQLLATGTFTGAGGDSVFGYLRTAAPAVDAWRAHGLRAALPTVHDLAALHQCTVWRAAGLTVRKRLRRPSALPYRPDTSFLQPGSASLEPLDHPWFHGPANMPPGDRERIFELAGNQVFMDYAPRRVKRFLRMPLLSQPVVEACLRVPSWMWIAGGQNRAVARLAFADLLPATVRSRRSKGTFMSYLGDGYQRHKKEMWEFLRSGHLYDRGIIDPAALGAFIRAPLPPRDRSFTRILDLCRAENWVRHQH